The Pantoea vagans genome includes a window with the following:
- a CDS encoding GrpB family protein has protein sequence MRKIIVVPYDDRWPEMFKAESLLIKTLLGGMAKDVHHIGSTSVRGLSAKPIIDMLLEVSDINALDKYHSAMAHAGYVARGENGIAGRRYFIKGGDQRSHQVHAFEVGDMQILRHLAFRDYLRRNKDIAEEYAEIKHAAALLSRNDAHRYSALKAKFIERHQQLALVV, from the coding sequence ATGCGGAAGATTATTGTTGTGCCATACGATGATAGATGGCCTGAGATGTTTAAAGCTGAAAGTTTACTGATAAAAACATTGCTCGGTGGAATGGCTAAAGATGTCCATCATATTGGAAGCACGTCAGTTCGTGGTCTCTCAGCAAAGCCCATAATTGATATGCTACTTGAAGTTTCCGACATCAATGCATTGGATAAGTACCATTCAGCAATGGCCCACGCCGGGTATGTTGCTCGCGGTGAGAACGGGATTGCGGGGCGCAGATATTTCATTAAAGGTGGTGATCAGCGTAGTCATCAAGTCCATGCGTTTGAAGTCGGAGATATGCAGATATTGAGACATCTTGCTTTCCGTGATTATCTTCGAAGAAACAAAGACATTGCAGAAGAGTATGCTGAGATAAAACACGCAGCTGCATTACTCAGCAGGAACGATGCTCATCGCTATAGCGCCCTCAAAGCGAAATTTATAGAGCGTCATCAACAACTAGCGCTAGTTGTCTGA
- a CDS encoding contact-dependent growth inhibition system immunity protein: protein MHRSDFNELSCFITIYFGQDYDLIDDTVQVEPKIRIFLEQEHRASWYGLVADIELFLSKSDAPGALFNHYFRDEFAPELWGTTAEDFLHLVLRMVNDAIKEYEDNQDQS from the coding sequence ATGCACCGTTCCGATTTCAACGAGTTAAGCTGTTTCATTACAATATATTTCGGTCAGGACTACGACCTGATTGATGATACGGTTCAAGTTGAGCCGAAAATACGAATTTTTCTAGAACAAGAGCACCGGGCAAGCTGGTATGGACTTGTGGCCGATATAGAACTCTTTCTTAGCAAAAGTGATGCCCCTGGAGCATTGTTTAACCATTACTTCCGAGATGAATTTGCTCCGGAACTGTGGGGTACGACCGCAGAAGACTTTCTTCATTTGGTTCTCAGAATGGTTAACGATGCAATCAAAGAGTATGAGGATAATCAGGACCAATCATAA
- a CDS encoding RNase A-like domain-containing protein codes for MDDDNGLRVALSPVQMAAVLSDRTVSEGETLSNRIYGGLNLAGGVVEMFGAGAMCVVPEPTMLSKAGCIFVGTHSLDTIQASIRQVWTGRKITTDTYNSTVELAEELGADTKTAMKVGTTVDLTLPLGFALAVGAVRIVSIRSGSISLAAHEALSSGATGGHTLERHIGKSAEELIARLERRPALSATSSFRTQREAEQIISRVIRDNKNQIEMWVKHLPAGMNAKMELESVFAGQTGIMVRRGSSEVIRCYRVRLVLRFQNWHGKPYFVLTAFPKA; via the coding sequence ATGGATGACGACAACGGATTGAGAGTTGCGCTATCGCCGGTGCAGATGGCTGCGGTTCTCTCAGACAGAACTGTTAGTGAAGGGGAAACCCTGAGTAATCGAATATACGGCGGCCTGAATCTTGCTGGTGGCGTTGTTGAAATGTTCGGTGCCGGTGCAATGTGTGTAGTGCCTGAACCCACAATGCTCTCCAAAGCTGGATGCATTTTCGTCGGTACGCACAGTCTGGATACCATACAGGCTTCAATCAGACAGGTCTGGACGGGGCGCAAGATAACGACGGACACCTATAATTCCACCGTCGAGCTTGCAGAGGAACTTGGCGCTGACACCAAAACCGCAATGAAAGTCGGTACAACAGTTGACCTAACGCTTCCCCTCGGCTTTGCATTAGCTGTGGGGGCCGTGCGCATCGTGTCAATCCGCTCCGGAAGTATCAGCCTGGCCGCGCATGAAGCTCTTTCTTCTGGGGCAACCGGCGGTCATACACTCGAACGCCATATTGGAAAATCTGCTGAGGAGCTTATTGCACGGCTGGAAAGGCGTCCTGCATTATCTGCGACAAGTAGCTTTCGTACCCAGCGCGAAGCTGAGCAGATAATAAGCCGCGTCATCAGAGATAATAAGAACCAAATTGAAATGTGGGTGAAGCATCTCCCGGCAGGCATGAACGCTAAAATGGAGCTGGAAAGCGTTTTTGCCGGGCAAACCGGGATAATGGTTCGCAGGGGCTCATCTGAGGTCATCCGTTGCTATCGCGTTCGGCTGGTACTGCGTTTTCAGAACTGGCACGGTAAACCCTATTTCGTACTCACCGCTTTTCCAAAGGCCTGA
- a CDS encoding DUF4440 domain-containing protein, translated as MLLEKLRLLECSLHGDRRNDREWLELILHPEFREITRSGVTVDRSETIASLLSEKAAPYILSSDFRLTEMGCGYALLHYRTFYADGSHHALRSSCWICSDEGQWTLFFHQGTPAAGNAGVQG; from the coding sequence ATGCTTCTGGAGAAGCTCAGATTGCTTGAGTGCAGCCTTCACGGCGACAGGCGCAATGATCGGGAGTGGCTGGAACTGATTCTTCATCCGGAATTCCGTGAAATCACCCGGTCAGGTGTGACAGTCGACCGGTCAGAGACCATTGCGTCGCTGCTAAGTGAGAAGGCTGCACCGTATATTCTCAGCAGCGATTTCCGTCTTACGGAGATGGGCTGCGGTTACGCTCTGCTTCACTATCGGACATTTTATGCTGATGGCAGCCATCATGCATTACGTTCCTCTTGCTGGATTTGTTCGGATGAGGGCCAGTGGACTCTGTTTTTTCACCAGGGGACGCCGGCTGCAGGCAATGCCGGGGTCCAGGGTTGA